In one Emcibacter nanhaiensis genomic region, the following are encoded:
- a CDS encoding cation diffusion facilitator family transporter — MSSSHASKKVIFAALAGNFMIAVTKFAAALFTGSSAMFSEGIHSLVDTGNQGLLLFGLRQSRKPADKQHPFGYGMELYFWTFVVAILIFAIGAGVSIYEGIQKTLDPHPVENIFINYIVLGFALLFEGFAFTVAFREFNAARTRKSVLAEIHASKDPTIFTVLFEDTAAMLGLLVAFIGISAADYFDIPMLDGVASIIIGVILAMTAVLLAYESKGLLIGEAASSTLVKRVEEIALDHPAIEGINETLTMHLGPRDILLNLSLDFRNDIRAGDLENVVSYLESVIKAEFPQIKRIFIEAQGGTANLNAN; from the coding sequence ATGTCGTCGTCACATGCTTCCAAAAAGGTGATTTTTGCGGCGCTGGCCGGTAATTTCATGATTGCCGTCACCAAATTCGCCGCCGCCCTGTTTACCGGGTCCTCGGCCATGTTTTCCGAAGGTATCCACAGCCTGGTCGACACCGGCAACCAGGGGCTCCTGCTGTTCGGGCTCCGGCAATCGAGAAAACCCGCCGACAAGCAGCATCCCTTCGGCTACGGCATGGAGCTTTATTTCTGGACCTTCGTCGTCGCCATCCTGATTTTCGCCATCGGCGCCGGGGTCTCCATCTATGAAGGCATCCAGAAAACCCTGGATCCACATCCGGTGGAAAATATCTTCATCAACTATATTGTCCTCGGCTTTGCCCTGCTGTTCGAGGGATTTGCCTTTACCGTGGCGTTCCGGGAATTCAATGCCGCCCGCACCCGCAAGAGCGTGCTGGCTGAAATTCATGCCAGCAAAGACCCGACCATCTTCACCGTGCTGTTCGAGGATACCGCCGCCATGCTCGGCCTGCTGGTGGCCTTTATCGGCATTTCCGCGGCGGATTACTTCGATATTCCCATGCTCGACGGCGTCGCCTCCATCATCATCGGCGTGATCCTGGCCATGACCGCCGTCCTGCTGGCCTATGAATCCAAGGGCCTGTTGATCGGCGAGGCGGCGAGTTCGACCCTGGTCAAACGGGTCGAGGAAATCGCCCTCGACCATCCGGCGATAGAAGGCATCAACGAGACCCTGACCATGCACCTGGGGCCCCGGGATATCCTCTTGAACCTCAGCCTCGACTTCCGTAACGATATTCGCGCCGGCGACCTGGAAAATGTGGTCAGCTACCTGGAAAGCGTGATCAAGGCCGAATTCCCGCAGATCAAACGCATCTTCATCGAGGCCCAGGGGGGAACCGCAAACTTGAATGCAAATTAA
- a CDS encoding alkaline phosphatase D family protein yields MRKITRNNITRREFHLGAAASLAGATALSTGLMTGGTAFAKEAQKPLTRILFGSCCHQDKPQPIWDPILQLEPELFIFLGDNIYGDSRDMAVLKAKYDKQRKNFTRLREKTPVVAIWDDHDFGENDAGKEYPFKDPSKELFFDFWDEPKDSPRRRDGDGIYGSWLFGPEDKRIQVILPDLRYNRDALRTVKSKEDYRQRDLVGFGPYLPVGEDKTMLGEAQWAWLEEQLQVPARLRIIGSSLQYLANHPGWEGWYNFPHERKRIIDLIEKHRAEGVLFISGDTHWAELSCQRDGMPYPIWDLTSSGLTQTWPNVGPNVYRWNDLSFAGQNFGGLYIDWEQNDPLVVMEVRDNQGNRVLQHSILLSSLSFK; encoded by the coding sequence ATGAGAAAGATTACCAGAAATAATATTACGAGGCGTGAATTTCATCTCGGTGCAGCGGCAAGCCTGGCGGGCGCGACGGCTCTGTCCACCGGGCTGATGACAGGAGGAACCGCATTCGCGAAGGAAGCGCAGAAGCCGCTGACCCGCATTCTGTTCGGTTCCTGCTGCCATCAGGACAAACCGCAGCCGATCTGGGACCCGATCCTGCAGCTGGAGCCGGAACTGTTCATTTTTCTCGGCGACAATATCTATGGTGACAGCCGGGATATGGCAGTGCTCAAGGCCAAATATGACAAGCAGCGGAAAAACTTCACCCGTCTCAGGGAAAAGACCCCGGTGGTGGCGATCTGGGACGACCATGATTTCGGCGAAAATGACGCCGGCAAGGAATATCCCTTCAAGGACCCGTCCAAGGAGCTGTTTTTCGACTTTTGGGACGAGCCCAAAGACAGCCCGCGCCGCCGCGATGGCGACGGCATTTACGGCTCCTGGCTGTTCGGGCCGGAGGACAAGCGCATCCAGGTGATTCTGCCCGACCTGCGCTATAACCGCGATGCGCTCCGCACCGTGAAGAGCAAAGAAGACTATCGCCAGCGCGACCTGGTCGGCTTCGGCCCCTATCTGCCGGTGGGCGAGGACAAAACCATGCTCGGCGAGGCGCAGTGGGCCTGGCTCGAGGAACAGCTGCAGGTGCCGGCCAGGCTGCGCATCATCGGCTCCAGCCTGCAGTATCTGGCCAATCATCCGGGCTGGGAAGGCTGGTATAACTTCCCGCACGAGCGCAAACGGATCATCGACCTGATCGAAAAGCACCGGGCCGAAGGGGTGCTCTTCATTTCCGGTGACACCCACTGGGCGGAGCTGAGCTGCCAGCGCGACGGCATGCCCTATCCGATCTGGGACCTCACCTCCAGCGGCCTGACCCAGACCTGGCCCAACGTGGGTCCCAATGTCTATCGCTGGAACGACCTCAGCTTCGCCGGGCAGAATTTCGGCGGCCTCTATATCGACTGGGAACAGAACGACCCGCTGGTGGTCATGGAAGTGCGCGACAATCAGGGCAACCGGGTCCTGCAGCACAGTATCCTGCTGTCCAGCCTGTCCTTCAAATAA
- a CDS encoding alkaline phosphatase family protein: MKFFKLIIVAFSVAFAALPARAEELKTENVILITLDGVRWEEVFRGVDKKFFDQKDYNAYHKTHEAFKETYNQGSAEKNRAAVFPFLWSTVATKGQLYGNRDKGSAVSVTNPYHFSYPGYNEILTGLPDPRVDSNDKVLNPNVNVLEWLNKQKGFEGREAAFGSWDVFPYILNEARSGVPVNAGFEEMTGMGDNEKVAFLNELQKEVPSPWDTVRLDAFTFGFAFEYLKEKAPRLLYISLGETDDFAHEGFYDQYVLAAHRADDFIGRIWSWVQSDPRYKDKTTLIVTTDHGRGAALENWKHHGRFHYTDKDGADKVSDFPGDGAIWMAVIGPDTPAGGEMQNTEEVYQKQIAATAAKFLGLTYEDSHPDMDAGAPIDSMFK; encoded by the coding sequence ATGAAATTTTTTAAACTGATTATTGTTGCTTTTTCTGTGGCTTTCGCCGCCCTGCCCGCCCGGGCGGAGGAGCTGAAGACGGAAAATGTCATCCTTATCACCCTGGACGGGGTGCGCTGGGAAGAAGTGTTCCGCGGTGTCGACAAGAAATTCTTCGACCAGAAAGATTATAACGCCTATCACAAGACCCATGAGGCGTTCAAAGAAACCTATAACCAGGGCTCAGCCGAGAAAAATCGCGCCGCCGTCTTCCCCTTCCTCTGGTCCACCGTGGCCACCAAGGGCCAGCTTTACGGCAACCGGGACAAGGGCAGCGCCGTGAGCGTCACCAATCCCTATCATTTCTCCTATCCCGGTTATAACGAGATCCTGACCGGCCTGCCCGACCCGCGCGTCGACAGTAACGACAAGGTACTGAACCCTAACGTTAATGTGCTGGAGTGGCTCAACAAGCAGAAGGGCTTCGAGGGCCGGGAAGCCGCCTTCGGCTCCTGGGACGTGTTCCCCTATATCCTCAATGAAGCCCGCAGCGGCGTGCCGGTCAATGCCGGGTTTGAGGAAATGACCGGCATGGGCGACAATGAGAAAGTCGCCTTCCTCAACGAGCTGCAGAAGGAAGTGCCGAGCCCCTGGGACACGGTGCGGCTCGACGCCTTCACCTTCGGCTTCGCCTTTGAATACCTGAAAGAAAAAGCCCCGCGCCTGCTCTATATCTCGCTCGGCGAGACTGACGATTTCGCCCATGAGGGATTTTACGACCAGTATGTCCTTGCCGCCCACCGCGCCGACGATTTCATCGGCCGGATCTGGAGCTGGGTGCAGAGCGATCCCCGCTACAAGGACAAGACCACCCTGATCGTCACCACCGACCATGGCCGCGGCGCGGCGCTGGAGAACTGGAAACATCACGGCCGCTTCCATTACACCGACAAGGACGGCGCGGATAAAGTGAGCGACTTCCCGGGCGACGGCGCCATCTGGATGGCGGTGATCGGTCCCGACACTCCGGCTGGCGGGGAAATGCAGAACACAGAGGAAGTGTACCAGAAGCAGATTGCCGCCACCGCCGCCAAATTCCTCGGCCTGACGTACGAAGACAGCCATCCGGATATGGACGCCGGGGCGCCGATCGACAGCATGTTCAAGTAG
- the hpaR gene encoding homoprotocatechuate degradation operon regulator HpaR translates to MEEFNRSLPMRLLRAREVYLKLFRPIFTTHEITEQQWRVLRALRDEGEQSGQTLSKKCIISGPSLSRIISLLNKKKYITRRIQPDDQRYMLIALSDEGRALCDRIAPLIDAKYRELKGIITESETDQLHGLLDKIIAHDE, encoded by the coding sequence ATGGAAGAATTCAACCGCAGCCTGCCCATGCGCCTGCTCAGGGCGCGAGAGGTCTATCTCAAACTGTTCCGGCCGATCTTCACCACGCACGAGATCACCGAACAGCAGTGGCGGGTGTTGCGCGCGCTCCGGGACGAGGGCGAGCAGTCGGGCCAGACCCTGAGCAAAAAATGCATCATTTCCGGGCCGAGCCTGAGCCGCATCATCAGCCTACTGAACAAGAAAAAATATATCACCCGTCGGATCCAGCCCGACGACCAGCGCTATATGCTGATTGCCCTGTCGGACGAGGGCCGTGCGCTCTGTGACCGGATCGCACCGCTGATCGACGCCAAATACAGGGAACTGAAGGGCATTATCACTGAGTCCGAGACCGACCAGCTGCATGGCCTGCTCGACAAAATCATCGCCCACGACGAGTAG